A genomic stretch from Barnesiella intestinihominis YIT 11860 includes:
- the rmuC gene encoding DNA recombination protein RmuC → MIAVGVGILVALVATVVFFVVYNSSRKGWQQSLAVRESEAADLKVRNGVLEAQVKSCTARLAEVQAQLDFANREREKLNREKGDLQARNQMLSENMEVQKQEVQRIRQEMNNEFKVLANEILQEKSKSFSEMNHERLAEILNPLKERLEGFKKTVEETYNNEARERFSLKEQIKELVERSESIGEEAKQLTHALRGDSKIQGDWGEMILESILEKSGLEKDREYFRQETLRDEEGHTIQGSDGRKMRPDVIIRYPGGENHQMVIDSKVSLTAYVNYVNAEDADEARLALKQHLVSVRKHIDELAGKSYQDYVGKGDHVMMFIPNEAAYLAAMQADHALWQYAYEKKVLLLSPTNLIAALKLVADLWQRDKQTRNAIDIAEEGGKLYDKFAGFVDDMEKIGKSLNTTAMAYTDAMKKLKTGNGNLIGRVEKLKVMGVKAKKNLPAVNEEEEEN, encoded by the coding sequence ATGATAGCAGTAGGGGTTGGTATATTGGTGGCTTTGGTTGCTACCGTGGTATTTTTTGTCGTGTATAATTCGAGTCGTAAAGGGTGGCAGCAGTCGCTGGCGGTACGCGAAAGCGAGGCGGCTGACTTGAAGGTACGCAACGGTGTGTTGGAGGCGCAGGTGAAAAGCTGTACGGCGCGGTTGGCCGAGGTACAGGCACAACTCGATTTTGCTAATCGGGAGCGAGAGAAACTCAATCGTGAGAAAGGCGATTTACAAGCTCGTAATCAAATGCTTTCCGAAAATATGGAAGTTCAAAAGCAGGAAGTCCAACGTATCCGGCAAGAGATGAACAACGAGTTCAAGGTACTGGCTAACGAGATATTGCAGGAGAAATCGAAGAGTTTTTCCGAGATGAACCACGAACGTCTCGCCGAAATACTCAATCCCTTGAAAGAGCGTTTGGAGGGATTTAAAAAGACCGTGGAAGAAACTTATAATAATGAGGCTCGCGAACGGTTTTCGTTGAAAGAACAGATTAAAGAACTGGTAGAGAGAAGCGAATCCATAGGTGAGGAGGCAAAACAGCTGACTCATGCTCTGCGTGGAGATTCCAAAATACAGGGTGACTGGGGGGAGATGATATTGGAAAGTATTCTCGAAAAATCGGGACTTGAAAAAGATCGGGAATATTTCAGACAGGAAACTTTGCGAGACGAAGAGGGGCATACCATACAGGGCTCCGATGGGCGGAAGATGCGTCCTGATGTCATTATCCGTTATCCCGGTGGAGAAAATCATCAAATGGTGATCGACTCGAAAGTATCTCTCACGGCTTATGTCAATTACGTCAATGCGGAAGATGCCGACGAAGCTCGATTGGCATTGAAGCAGCATTTGGTATCGGTGAGGAAACATATAGACGAGCTGGCCGGGAAGAGCTATCAAGATTATGTCGGGAAAGGCGATCATGTAATGATGTTTATTCCCAACGAGGCTGCCTATCTGGCTGCAATGCAGGCCGATCACGCTTTGTGGCAATATGCCTATGAAAAGAAGGTGCTTTTGTTGAGCCCGACAAATTTGATTGCCGCACTGAAACTCGTAGCCGATTTGTGGCAACGGGACAAGCAGACCCGCAATGCAATCGATATAGCCGAGGAGGGCGGAAAATTGTACGATAAGTTCGCCGGTTTTGTCGATGATATGGAGAAGATTGGTAAATCGTTGAATACGACGGCTATGGCTTATACCGATGCCATGAAGAAACTGAAAACCGGCAACGGAAATCTGATAGGACGTGTAGAGAAACTTAAAGTCATGGGGGTGAAAGCGAAAAAGAATCTTCCGGCGGTGAATGAGGAGGAAGAGGAAAATTAG